A stretch of DNA from Augochlora pura isolate Apur16 chromosome 8, APUR_v2.2.1, whole genome shotgun sequence:
GGTTGAAGCCTTGCTGATGAATCGGAGGAATGCTTCCGGTTTGACTTAAGCTGGAAGACTGACTTAAACTTTGTTGATGGACCGGTGGGATGTTTCTAGATTGAGTGAAGCTAGAAGGCTGACCCGATCCTTGCTGATGGACCGGAGCGATGTTACCGGATTGATGCGAGCTAGACGATTGACCGAAGCTTTGTTGATGAGCTGGGGAGGTGCTACCTGGCTGAGTAGAACCGATGGATTGGCTGTAGTTGCGTTGGTAGCTGTGACTGAGCTGACTCTCGCAGCTCTCTGATAGAATCTTAGGTTGGCTACCGCTGCTCATTGGCTGATTGATGTTTGGTGGATACTGAAGAGGTTCGTCGTTCAAAGACGTGAGCTCATTCTGCAGCCGTCGAACCAGGCTCTGTTGCAACAGATTGTGTCTACGGATCTCGTCCTCGGGAGTGGCGGCTTCACTGGTGGCTGGTCTCGACCTGGAAGACCACTGGGACGGTGAAGGCGATGAGGATGCTCTCGAGTCGAGCAACAGCTCCTCAGAACGAGGCTCGGGGCTGTCGACGGAGGATGCAACGGTAGCGATCGCACAGGTGTATCTCGTCACTACTCCGACATCTGGACTGATGTCCTGGTTTTGGATGTTCTGATCGTCCATGAACGGAGAGTCGTTCACAGGCCATTCGGTTGTTTTCTCCGTTACCTCTTCCGGTTGATTGTAGTCCGACAAGCTCGGAGAAATGTAGGGGTGCGCGCGATCCTCGCTGATATCCTTCCGGCAGTTCTCCGAGTCGAACCTTGGATCCTTTTTCACTAGATCAACAGGATTGTCGGGATGTTTCCGATGACTCTGGTTAGATTCATCGTGATGCACGGTATCTCTATAGGCATTGTCACTGAAAGCTTGGCGAGGATTCACCATCGAAGGATTGTCCGGAACTGTACGGTAGTTCTGATTGTGGTCCAGAACGAACCTTTGAGGATCAGGACGGTAAACGTTGGATTCTCGATCGGGGATAGGCTTCCATTGCTTGTCGATGTTCGCATTGCTCGCCATTGGCACACTTGGCTTCTCTAGATCGGTGGTTTGAACGGCGGCGTTGCTGCAAGCTGTGGCCCCTTTCGCGATCCTCGGCGCCACTCTGAACGACCGTCCTTCGTCCTGATGGTCGTCGTTGATCCCTGTCTGCACAGCCACCGAGGAGCTGCCTCTCAAAGTAGCGTCGGCGAAGTGTTGCTTCGACGGCTCCCTCTCGCCATAGCCAGCCGATTTGATCGTCTCGAATGTGTTCTTAAAAGGAACTTTATTATCGTTGGATTCGCGACGATGGACGGTATACTGCTGGATCGTCTGAGGATTCTGATTGACAGGGATCTTGAAGGAGATCTTGCCGTCCACCACGCCAGATTCTCGAATTCGCGGGTTCTCGAACTTCCTCGTGTCTACGGAGCCCTTGCCAACGAAGGGAGCGAACTGCTTGCAGAATGATTTGTAGTCAATCTTGCCGTTTTCCGTAATCGGCCTGTTCTTGTTCTGACTTTTGTCCTGATCGAGCCAGGGCGGTCTCGGCAAGGCGGGTTTTTCGTGATGCTCCACCTCGGGCCTGGTTTTTGTCGGAGCGTTGTCGAACATCATCCTCGCCTTCTCCTTCAAAGTGTTCGTCGGCACCGGAGCGCTTTTCGGCCAGTGATAGGACGGTGGGACCTTAGATGGTGACACGGGtgatttctcgattttcctGAACGGCGAGGAAGGCGCGTGCCTGAAGCCGCCGCCACTGTCTTTCATCATTGGTGGGTTATAGCTCGATCTCGGATCCGAGTCCGTGGAGTATGCCGGACTCTGCGCTGCTCCTGGGAACATCTTGTTGGCCCTGTCCTTCAAGGAGGGCCTGTTCTCCCTCTCCTCGAGACCGGTCGGCTTGTCGAAGGCCGTCTTGATGTTGGAGAACCTGCTGTTCCAGTTCTTGTTCGCCAGCGAGGACATGTCCGTCGTCTTCGTGAACCCGAACGGCTTGTAAGGGACCGCCGTGTTCACCGGCGCCTCATTGTTTTTGTTGATCAATGCCAGGAACTTCCTGTCGTTCTCCGTTCTCGGCTGTAACGTCGGCACCGTGCTGCCGGCATTCAGGCTAGCTTTGTCCCCCACGTTGATGGGCCGCCTTAGAGAGACGCAGCCGGTGCTCTCGCGACCGAGACTTTCCGCTTGCAGCTTCAAGTAGCTGGGTATATCTATAGTGTTTGCACGTTTGATCTTCGACTTCTTTGCGGTGAACTTGTTAGGCGGAGGGAACCTGCTAGAAGCTACCTGTTCCGCGCGCTGTCTGAGAGCAGCCGCTAGCTTGCTCACGCGACTCCTCTCGTCATTCTCCTCATTGTTCTGCGGAGTATTCTCGCAGTTCACTTGGTAGCCGTTGTATTGAGTCTGTACAGCCTCGCTCGGCTCCTCCGGCTGCGTTACTTTGTAACTCTCCCTAATCACCTTGTTCTTGTCCTCGAGCACCTGGCGCTGGTTGATGGCGTCCTTGATGCACTTGTCCCGAACCTCCTCGGGCTTCTTCTCCAGGCTCGCAGCAGCCTCACTGCTGCcagtctctttctcttttaccGGCGATATATCCTCCAGTTGCGCGATGTGGCTCCTCTCCTCTTCTAGCCACTTCCTTGCCTTCGCCAACTCCTCGGCAGAGACGCCGATGGTGTGTCTGGTGCCTCTGCGCCGTCTGCTCAAGGACGTGGAGGGTAGCACTGCGACCGGCGCGAGGGACGGCTGTTTCTCCGGTTGCTTCCCCGGctgcttctctttctcctcggaCCCCTGCAGTCTGGACAACAGGCTGGACACCAGGCCCAACAGGTGCAGCTTGCTGGTGGGGTCTGAGGCGGCACCGTTCTTTGCTAGAGCTGCGACGTCGATTCGCTCCAAGGTCTCGCGAAGCCGCGACAACGCGGTCTCGATGTCCGACAGCAGCAGGTCCTCGAGGAACTTCAGGTCCTTCCGTAGCTCTGGTTCCTTGCAGTCGACCAGCACCCTTTCCATGGAACTCCGTAGCCGGAAGTCCTCCTCCGAGTCCACGCCGGAGTCCTCCGGCACCGGCTGAGGAGGCTCCTCGGTCTCCTGACCGCTCCCTGACGTGGCCAGCGAGTGCTCGAGCGCTGTCCGCAGACGCTCTACCAGCACCGGCAACGAATTCCACTCACCGACTGCCGAGGTCTCCGTCGGCTGTCCATCACTGCTTTCCGCCGCCCCTACTTCGGCTACTGGCTGCTCCTCTTCGACTGCTGAGCTAGCGACCGTTGCGTCGCTCGCGCCGGTCGTGCCGGTCGCGTCGGCGACCGCTACGGTTGTTTCCGGCGTCGAACGCGCTGAAAAAGAAACGACACGAGACGGGGGTTGAACCCTGCCGACCTGGCCACCGGAGCGGCTGCCTCGAGGAACGCGGGGATACCGCCCCTGGCCAAACGTGTTCGATTCGCGTTTGAAACTAGATACAGTCGACCACAGAGGTGTAGATCAGCTTTTTAACACCGTCACTGCCACGCCAACAACTTTGAACAGTTCACAAAATAATCAAATGAAAAGTGTTATAACGGAAtcattgtttttcaaattAGATTCGAACATGAGTTCTCTCTTTAAGATATTAGGAGTTTACTATACAATGTCTAACacagatttttcaaaagttacgatcgattgtaataatacaaagaaattaagaaatacgGATTGTTTATAGCTCGCGACAGTATCGATGTCATTTTCAACATGCATATATGTCATCAAAATTTCGTAAGATTAtcgtttgatttttcttttgaatttttcaactgattgcaatttttgcaacaatattcTTTAGATTATTCCAATTTGGGGAGAGTTATCCCGTTTTCGATGGCttgctatatttttatgacCGACTGTGTGACGTTGAATTGTGTTTACCGACGTGTACAAATCATGAAAGTCTATTTAAGTGACGCGACAAGGTAttggaacaatttcaatacTATGAGGAAGATAGACGTCGACGTTCTTGGTGAGGCTGTAGACAATTGACTGTTTCCGCGAATATCGTAGACAAACAAAGGAGTGTATTTTGGTGTTGATGTTTCATTCACACGtgacgatttataaaattgtattgtgATAAACGAGGTTTGTTCAATCGAACGCCTGTTGCCAGGGGTAGTATTTACACGAACACACTTGTTTTCGAGGACGACTCATTTgtcgttttatttacattccaTTAAGCGGCTTTTAAACCTCTCTGTCAAAAGAAGTCGTTACTGCGACTACTCACTAGTTCTAATGTTAAATAAGTTTCACTACTTATTGTGTGCCTGATACAGCATTGCacgagtaattaatattttctgttcgtGTGGACTACACAGACAATTCTAGTTGAAGTTATTGCAACACTTGCAAGTCTAGCGAACCGAATGAACCCTGCTTTATCCATATCGGGCGTCGAATCCCtaataaactgaaaataataattatcaattagaTTATCCTATTGATCCTAATTTCTTGCTCTAGAAACAAAGTCTTATTAAATTCTcaagaattttcgaaacgacAAAAGATTTTTCGCATGAGCAATGGAGGGTTAGAAGATCTCATACACCTAGGAGTCCTTTCTTCTTTAAGGCATGatcttctaataaataatcatactttttaaattgcttAGTCACTTCAATCTATAGCTACTGGTATTTTCAGTTAGGCATTAACATTTTCTGGACGAGAATTTGTCAAAGTACCAAGAACATTTCCCTAAGGGAACTAAATTCCGTATCAGAGACTTCAATAATGGGGAAAACAAACTTCCGTTatgtacataattaaattatatactcgCAACTTCTAGAGTAAGGTGTACAGTCCTTCATGACATCACAATGTCGACATTCGCCCTGAAAGCGTTAATAATACAGTTCCCGGTGTCAAATGAAGCTATTAACACGCTAAGTGCCGGGTCGGTCACATACAGTGacgttaatttttaactagttTTACAAactcatttttgtcacaacatattcgaacaatttgaattttgctAGGATCTTCAGATACCATCCACTACGATAAATTTGAACTTTTTAATTCcgaatgcaaaatatttttgatccGATCGTGTTCTCCGTAGTGTGGGAGACTCCGTAACATTACAGATAACCGGGCATCTCGATTTTGTTGTTCGTCTCAACACAGTCTCGCGGTTATCGTATAAACTCGTCTCTGTTGCGGAGGATGGCACCGATGCTCGGATTAATTAGACACGGTCGGATAAGAAAACGGAAGCGTAGAATGTACGACGAGTTTTCGCGAGAGACCGAAAGGGAGAGGCCGGTTGAGTTTGACCGGCTATCGCGCGCTCGCTCTTTATTTAAAACCCACCGGATTCTCCGCGGGATTTATTTTCGGTCGCTCGTTCAACGCCTCGCAGCTGCCTGCGAGCAAGCGTGACGGACTGAGTAGACGCGAGCCGATTTTCCTAGTCTCCTCGGCTGCGAGGTAATTCGAGGATGGATGGTCCACCAGGTTTCTTTCAGTTTCtcgttcgcgatcgatcgtcgcgtgCCACCTGTACTCCGATTCCGATACGCTTATCTCCCCGGAGGAAAACCGGGATCCCTCTCGCTAGATCATCCGGATCTGCGCTCGATCActtgaacaatttatatacCGTTTCTatacttaacccttcgcattcgctttatttcagaatttgcTGGAACATTGTATGCTTCATTATACGTCTTTGAAAACAGTTTTAAACTACGACCGATCTTTAATTGTGCAATGATCTGGAACCGCAAAGGATCAATGCGATAGCAGTTATTCGGGACagtagaaacaattttcttggCGATATGTCAAGAAAAAgattttacttaatattttgtacagaGATGTATATTTTTGACGCGATATGATTGATCACATTGTGCAATGTATATTTAGAATTCTTGGTTCTGGTTCCTggttttttcatatttcacaGCTGATTTCTTGATACgtgtaattgatttttgtatgtaATCTCGCGTCAGAATATAtgcaattaaacaattaactgGGCAGTGCCGTTGACGATTCGATGAGAAgagattgataaaaaaaaaagagatgaAGATTTAGACTCAGGCTTTCGAGCTATCTATGGTGAAGTGTGTTTGTGAGGATATGATCACCCCGAGACACCAGATTTACGCCCTACACGTTCCGACTGTCTGTATTGCTACAAACAATGACAATATTAGATGAAGGATGCGCTTTCAGAATTTAGTACAATACGTATGTATAGTCAGTTCCATCACCAAAGTTATTCTCCTAAACATGTTTTTAACGAAAACTTGTTATGCTAAGTGTAAATcacaacaaattttttaaaaatgaagaaaaatacggtgcagtttttttttttaaagagctTCGAGTGTGCAGAACAAAAGGAGTGATTCTTAAGCATGAAGAACAGTGTCGAATATGTTGAAAAGTTAAAGTTCGAGATTCAGGTGATCCATCTATCCACGAGTTACCATGCATCACGAACCTGGTTGTGTGAACCTCTCGGTCTCGAAGGGCTTCTTCACGGTCTCCACAAACGACACCTTGTCCTCTTTGAACTCCCCGCCGTTACTCTCCTTGGACACTAGCTTCGACTCCTTCGGCACGTCCTCGTAAGTGTCTAAATAGTCAACGGAACTGGACCTGCCGCTCTCCGCCTCGATGATGCTGTGGAAATCATTCCTCTCCACCACGCCTCGAATATCTGGAAATCATCGTCGGTTCACTGTTTCGTCGACATTCATTGCCGGGAATCGCAGCACAGCGAAAATCGCATgaacatttgaaataaagataTCAGACATGTATCAACCAGTGACTAAACAACGGAAGCCGATTAATGGAACCCATTGCGTCCCGTGACGGTCACACGTGCCTCCAGAGGCGATTTTAATGACTGCTTTTAGTGGTGGAGTATCGCAACGTAGCGGAAAGCAGCAAAGTTTAGCCGCGAATCCACCAAAACTGTTCCTTATTGTCAACAGGAAAGTTGATGAACGATAATAAAACGTTTATAGAACATTCCCGCGAACTATTCCGTTATTAAGATTGTTTATCGAACGACGAAATAAGAAAGAGTATTCCTCGCAGAAGGTGTTTTTCtaaacatttctaaataaaatgatacaaatGTTTTGATTCAGCGATTTGAATGCGTTCATAGTTTGCAGAAACGTGTTTAAGATCGAGAATTTGAGTTCGTTTCTAAAATCGCAGAAATCATAAAGAATTGTCCTTGACTAAGTACACTTTTGTTTGAATAAGTTCTAGAAGACAGtagtcaaaaatttaatagatgGGTTTATGTTTCGTTTGGTGGACACACAGCTTTACGTGAGCAGACAGTTCACGTCCAGCAATCACGTGCActaattttcatcaatcttGAAATAAGATCAGAGCGATAAGAGTAGGGGGAATGGTTACGTTAATGAGATGTTACGTTTGCCAGattagagaaagagagggaacaAGAAAACTAGTGAGAGAGTAAGaaagagtcagagagagagagagagtcataTGTTCTCGAGTGAGTCTGCCGGTTTTCAGCATCTTCGATCATCGTACTTTTTCCCCAGAGCTCCTGGACGTGTGCTCGTTCATTATCTATTTACGATACTCAATATTTCTAGGCCAGAGATATTCAAAGAACATCGTGACGCCAGCTCGTAAAGAAGACCTCACCTTCCGTCTCCGACATTTTGATCCTCTGCTTCGACTGGGCGCCTGTAAATCAAAACAAACATCCTTGTTTTATTCAGTCTGCCAAAATGTGTATCCAGCACATTAAAACTAAATGTtgcaatattatacattttattattttctacaacatcctattattttctacattatcgcactgtattaaaattagattttttatctttatgcaaaaagaacaattttacataatagGAACTTCTGTCTTTctccaataattttaacacgaAAGTGTTATCTACAATCCGTTCTTTAATCCTTCTAACGTTTCAAATAgcaactaatttttatcataataagATCCGCGATGACACACTTGTctaatctgtaaaaataattaataaaatttaacataaaatgaTCTTTTGAAATAAGGATTGTGCAATATTTCAGTTCACTTAAAATCGCCGAGAAAAACGATGCAGCTAAGGAAACCATTGTTTATGCTTAGTAAAGCATAATGATTTTAGTACAGAAGGAAAACATTGCTTAATGTTATTCGAAGATGTCTCAATGTTCCAAACGTTGCGAGTTATTTCTCTTTGACACAACACATTGCATAAATGTTTCAAGTCACCTTCGGTCGGTCaataatattgtgtaatattgttGGTCATAAAGGTCTCTCGGGATCCTCAAGGAAATTAGAGGACGCAGGTCTGTCAATAGCTGTCAGATGGATCACAAGTGTCTGCCGAGGGTTTCTAGGAATATTGTCCCTATTTAGCTGCGGCGTTTCAAGCACGACGACATTG
This window harbors:
- the LOC144474092 gene encoding uncharacterized protein LOC144474092, whose translation is MSETEDIRGVVERNDFHSIIEAESGRSSSVDYLDTYEDVPKESKLVSKESNGGEFKEDKVSFVETVKKPFETERFTQPARSTPETTVAVADATGTTGASDATVASSAVEEEQPVAEVGAAESSDGQPTETSAVGEWNSLPVLVERLRTALEHSLATSGSGQETEEPPQPVPEDSGVDSEEDFRLRSSMERVLVDCKEPELRKDLKFLEDLLLSDIETALSRLRETLERIDVAALAKNGAASDPTSKLHLLGLVSSLLSRLQGSEEKEKQPGKQPEKQPSLAPVAVLPSTSLSRRRRGTRHTIGVSAEELAKARKWLEEERSHIAQLEDISPVKEKETGSSEAAASLEKKPEEVRDKCIKDAINQRQVLEDKNKVIRESYKVTQPEEPSEAVQTQYNGYQVNCENTPQNNEENDERSRVSKLAAALRQRAEQVASSRFPPPNKFTAKKSKIKRANTIDIPSYLKLQAESLGRESTGCVSLRRPINVGDKASLNAGSTVPTLQPRTENDRKFLALINKNNEAPVNTAVPYKPFGFTKTTDMSSLANKNWNSRFSNIKTAFDKPTGLEERENRPSLKDRANKMFPGAAQSPAYSTDSDPRSSYNPPMMKDSGGGFRHAPSSPFRKIEKSPVSPSKVPPSYHWPKSAPVPTNTLKEKARMMFDNAPTKTRPEVEHHEKPALPRPPWLDQDKSQNKNRPITENGKIDYKSFCKQFAPFVGKGSVDTRKFENPRIRESGVVDGKISFKIPVNQNPQTIQQYTVHRRESNDNKVPFKNTFETIKSAGYGEREPSKQHFADATLRGSSSVAVQTGINDDHQDEGRSFRVAPRIAKGATACSNAAVQTTDLEKPSVPMASNANIDKQWKPIPDRESNVYRPDPQRFVLDHNQNYRTVPDNPSMVNPRQAFSDNAYRDTVHHDESNQSHRKHPDNPVDLVKKDPRFDSENCRKDISEDRAHPYISPSLSDYNQPEEVTEKTTEWPVNDSPFMDDQNIQNQDISPDVGVVTRYTCAIATVASSVDSPEPRSEELLLDSRASSSPSPSQWSSRSRPATSEAATPEDEIRRHNLLQQSLVRRLQNELTSLNDEPLQYPPNINQPMSSGSQPKILSESCESQLSHSYQRNYSQSIGSTQPGSTSPAHQQSFGQSSSSHQSGNIAPVHQQGSGQPSSFTQSRNIPPVHQQSLSQSSSLSQTGSIPPIHQQGFNQSPITNRPSISQTQPHSFSQPANFDQPADHQPSKYGQYLTPTPQKKPEPQRTHSPVNSVTSISANRVGALREAYEPPPNSQTKPIQKERSPIPNGATIDSSDEYLVSCATKPSRSIVLSKSESWHQLALSTGYPRTSRVNASATPVSKPSPHPKPPKPRSPSSQKLRSKQFEASSMADSVKKMEDKIRQYFDSPVEPVEVRDHHSKSRRSPRNLQKTMVGLSRSRTMPGIADERLKLVIKSDQQAPLLNVNTADVDKVFDDLFEEATRTDGRHQC